Proteins encoded together in one Balaenoptera ricei isolate mBalRic1 chromosome 2, mBalRic1.hap2, whole genome shotgun sequence window:
- the CAPN3 gene encoding calpain-3 isoform X1, protein MHGNKQHLQKDFFLYNASKARSKTYINMREVSERFRLPPSEYVIVPSTYEPHQEGEFILRVFSEKRNLSEEVENTISVDRPVKKKKPKSEPSNADQESEEQQRFRNIFRQIAGDDMEVCADELKNILNRVVNKHKDLKTQGFTLESCRSMIALMDTDGSGRLNLQEFHHLWKKIKAWQKIFKHYDTDQSGTINSYEMRNAVNDAGFHLNNQLYDIITMRYADKYMNIDFDSFICCFVRLEGMFRAFNAFDKDGDGIIKLNVLEWLQLTMYA, encoded by the exons ATGCACGGGAACAAGCAGCACCTGCAGAAGGACTTCTTCCTGTACAACGCCTCCAAGGCCAGGAGCAAAACCTACATCAACATGCGGGAGGTGTCTGAGCGCTTCCGCCTGCCTCCCAGCGAGTACGTCATTGTGCCCTCCACCTACGAGCCCCACCAGGAGGGAGAATTCATCCTCCGGGTCTTCTCTGAAAAGAGGAACCTCTCTGA GGAAGTTGAGAATACAATCTCCGTGGATCGGCCAGTG aagaagaaaaaacccaaG TCAGAGCCCAGCAACGCTGACCAGGAAAGTGAGGAACAGCAGCGATTCCGGAACATTTTCAGGCAGATAGCAGGCGAT gACATGGAGGTCTGTGCAGATGAGCTCAAGAATATCCTTAACAGAGTTGTGAACAAAC ATAAAGACCTGAAGACACAAGGCTTCACGCTGGAGTCCTGCCGTAGCATGATTGCTCTCATGGAC ACAGACGGCTCTGGGAGACTGAACCTGCAAGAGTTCCATCACCTCTGGAAGAAGATTAAGGCCTGGCAG AAAATTTTCAAGCACTATGACACAGACCAATCCGGCACCATCAACAGCTACGAGATGCGAAATGCAGTCAATGACGCAG GCTTCCACCTCAACAACCAGCTCTACGACATCATCACCATGCGCTATGCAGACAAGTACATGAACATCGACTTCGACAGTTTCATCTGCTGCTTCGTCAGGCTGGAGGGCATGTTCA GAGCTTTTAATGCATTTGACAAGGATGGTGACGGTATCATCAAACTCAACGTTCTAGAG TGGCTGCAGCTCACCATGTATGCCTGA